GACTCGTTTCTTCGAGTCCACGTTGAAATAGATCAACACGTTCTTCAGGAACACAAGATCGAAAGGAGCTCCGCTCAAGCGATCCAAAAGGTTGTGCTGCCGAAAGCTCGTCATCGCACGAAGCTTGGCGTTGGGTTCCCACACGTTGACATCGCCCACCCGTTTAAAGTGACGATTCTTCAGCGACTCTGGCACCAAACGCATCGACCGTTCTCCGAAGCGTGCTTCCTGAGCTTCGCGAACCGCACCGATCCCGATATCGGACCCCAATATCTGAATCCGCCAGGCAGAAAGATTACGGATGTCTTCGGCTAAACAACAAGCGATCGTGTACGCTTCATCCCCAGTGCTGCAGGCCGCCGACCAAACCCGTAACGAGTTCTTTCCTGATTTCTGTATTTCTGGAATAAACTCGCCGCGCAGCCATTTCCAGTTCGA
The sequence above is drawn from the Bremerella cremea genome and encodes:
- a CDS encoding CheR family methyltransferase; translation: MSHLSATSQVTDDQMRRYAKMIYEVAGIEISPAKKQLLSNRIRRRLKQTGIADFEEYFKFLSKLPTSHEEWDGFLQEVTTHETYLFRDESNWKWLRGEFIPEIQKSGKNSLRVWSAACSTGDEAYTIACCLAEDIRNLSAWRIQILGSDIGIGAVREAQEARFGERSMRLVPESLKNRHFKRVGDVNVWEPNAKLRAMTSFRQHNLLDRLSGAPFDLVFLKNVLIYFNVDSKKRVMKNIEQTMKPGGFLVAGAAEGIGDLMGAFQRIHPWLYQKK